A portion of the Halopelagius inordinatus genome contains these proteins:
- a CDS encoding HalOD1 output domain-containing protein, translated as MDQIEEHRARWDTEEGVAVAVVKAVAEATNTDPFELEPLHSAMDTGVLDSVAESDSEYQWRLEFEYAGVQVELVGTGDLTVTGFDGR; from the coding sequence ATGGATCAGATCGAAGAACACCGGGCGAGATGGGATACGGAGGAGGGCGTGGCCGTCGCGGTCGTGAAGGCGGTGGCAGAGGCCACGAACACCGACCCGTTCGAACTCGAACCCCTGCACTCCGCGATGGACACCGGCGTTCTCGACTCGGTCGCCGAATCGGACTCCGAGTACCAGTGGCGTCTCGAATTCGAGTACGCCGGCGTTCAGGTCGAGTTGGTCGGTACGGGCGACCTCACGGTCACTGGATTCGATGGCCGCTAA
- a CDS encoding PAS domain S-box protein, which yields MVQTSSSLVLYVDPDSDDREEVAESLTGRRSGLSVVEASTLEEARSRLERGDIACVVSEYALPDATGLDLLEVVRDGDPNIPFVFYTSHPASDLVEEAFRAGATDYVEKGPTPAHHRILERRLEIATATGEKSGVDGSLAAERSRRSLDEYRTVFETLRDEVFLLDVEDGDTFRIARVNAAEDGFLGCSAEDPRGKTLYDLYDEDVADEAVAEYRRCLERRAPTTSENAYRLAGETRVFRTELAPVISAGEVTQLVGVTREITDRRERERELRGYREYIGTVLDSLDDVFYVLDDDGVLKRWNESLPRETGYTDEEIAEMRIQEFFDEGESDRIDEALREVFETGRAQIESELLTERGARIPYEFVATEVEEPTGDTVAAGIGRNVSRRVEKEHQLSRLISNVPGFVYRVRNAPDWPVEFVSDGAREITGYDPETLERGDVSLGEELVLEGNDRIWRQVQAALDAEEPFDVTYPLETESGDRRWVREQGRGVFAADGSVEALEGVVIDITEQVEYERELERTQRLLEQSQRLANVGAWEIQVEDGALTGLTATDEAYRIHGLSPETDVDIQQAFGYYHPEDEIRVRAGVDRAVREGESYDYEAQLTTANGDERWVRTIGEPIREDGDVVAVRGAIQDITERKQREVELERTKSLLDNTEQIANVGGWELDAEGGPPFDGIQTDGLHRLHGISPGEEFPTERGMEFVHPDDREKVEEAVEGLLVDGKPFDIERRIVTIDGDVRWVHGRGVPVVEDGAIVRYRGAMADITERKRSERTFSSLYDAAHRLLAATADEDVAQITVEAAVDLLELPQIVLYRFDSDENRFVPLAHSLDFESSDGVPPVIHGSDRSLVGRAFFGDETLELNDVRDSPYLYDAQTPIRKALVIPLGEHGVLAAGDPVCGEFDAHTRTVTELLGTTVRAAFDRLTRERELQERQRELEQKTTQLERLNQLNELIRGIDRRLVQAESRDDLEAAVCEKLVASDRYAFAWIGEYDTRTQTVAPRSWAGTDRGYLDEIRALSTDEATVSEPAHRTARACEPTLVSNVAEGVQKQEWRREALSRGYQSVFSVPLLHEAIPYGVLTVYAAGTDAFDPLARTVFEELGEAIANTVNNVETKQGLVADQVVELELRAYATNEALHRLASDADCSLTVETVLPESDDRYRVFFTTPADAADALRTAAASSPSVEDVRVLSADDERATFQATVFETPVALTLAEQGAVPRRITTDGETMEMTVEVPTTTDIRTFVEVLQARYPDVELIARRELDRPIQTREELYRSLTACLTDRQFEVLTAAYHGGYFESPRSNTGEEIAELLGITQPTFNYHLRRAFKRLLSLTLSKTGGVKYLDT from the coding sequence ATGGTGCAGACGTCCTCCTCTCTCGTCCTCTACGTCGACCCCGACTCGGACGACCGCGAGGAGGTCGCAGAGTCTCTCACCGGCCGACGGTCGGGGCTCTCGGTAGTGGAGGCATCGACGCTCGAAGAAGCGCGCTCTCGGCTCGAACGGGGCGATATCGCGTGCGTCGTCAGCGAGTACGCGCTGCCGGACGCGACCGGACTCGACTTGCTCGAGGTAGTCCGAGACGGTGACCCGAATATCCCGTTCGTCTTCTACACCTCCCATCCGGCGTCCGACCTCGTCGAAGAGGCGTTTCGGGCCGGTGCGACGGACTACGTCGAGAAAGGTCCGACGCCGGCCCACCACCGAATCTTGGAGCGACGACTCGAAATCGCCACCGCGACCGGCGAGAAGTCGGGAGTCGATGGTTCGCTCGCGGCCGAACGGAGTCGGCGGAGTCTCGACGAGTACCGAACGGTGTTCGAGACCCTCCGAGACGAGGTATTCCTCCTCGACGTCGAGGACGGAGATACCTTCAGAATCGCGCGGGTGAACGCCGCAGAGGATGGCTTTCTCGGATGCTCCGCGGAGGACCCCCGAGGGAAGACGCTGTACGACCTGTACGACGAAGACGTCGCAGACGAGGCGGTCGCGGAGTACCGACGCTGTCTCGAGAGACGAGCGCCGACCACGAGCGAGAACGCGTATCGACTCGCCGGAGAGACGCGGGTGTTCCGGACGGAGTTAGCTCCGGTCATCTCTGCAGGCGAGGTCACGCAACTGGTCGGCGTCACGCGAGAGATAACCGACCGGAGAGAGCGCGAACGGGAGCTACGCGGGTACAGAGAGTACATCGGGACCGTCCTCGACTCTCTCGACGACGTGTTCTACGTGTTGGACGACGACGGCGTCCTCAAGCGGTGGAACGAGAGCCTCCCGAGAGAGACGGGCTACACCGACGAGGAGATAGCCGAGATGCGGATACAGGAGTTCTTCGACGAAGGGGAGAGCGACCGTATCGACGAGGCTCTGCGGGAGGTGTTCGAGACGGGCCGCGCCCAAATCGAGTCCGAACTCCTCACCGAACGAGGAGCGCGCATCCCCTACGAGTTCGTGGCGACCGAAGTCGAAGAGCCGACGGGCGACACCGTCGCGGCCGGAATCGGCCGGAACGTCAGCAGACGCGTCGAGAAGGAGCACCAGCTCTCGCGGCTGATCAGTAACGTTCCGGGGTTCGTCTACCGCGTTCGGAACGCTCCCGACTGGCCGGTGGAGTTCGTCAGCGACGGCGCGAGAGAGATAACCGGGTACGACCCCGAAACGCTGGAACGCGGCGACGTGTCGTTGGGGGAGGAACTCGTCCTCGAGGGGAACGATCGGATATGGAGACAGGTGCAGGCGGCCCTCGACGCCGAGGAACCGTTCGACGTCACCTATCCCCTCGAAACCGAATCGGGGGACCGACGCTGGGTCCGAGAACAGGGCCGCGGCGTCTTCGCCGCCGACGGATCGGTCGAGGCCCTCGAAGGCGTCGTCATCGACATCACGGAACAGGTCGAGTACGAGAGAGAGTTAGAGCGGACTCAGCGCCTCCTCGAACAGTCCCAGCGACTCGCGAACGTCGGCGCTTGGGAGATCCAAGTCGAAGACGGCGCGCTGACGGGACTGACCGCGACGGACGAGGCGTACCGAATCCACGGGCTCTCGCCGGAGACGGACGTCGACATCCAACAGGCGTTCGGATACTACCACCCGGAGGACGAAATCCGCGTCAGAGCGGGCGTCGACCGCGCCGTTCGCGAGGGAGAGAGCTACGACTACGAGGCGCAACTCACCACCGCCAACGGCGACGAGCGGTGGGTTCGGACCATCGGCGAGCCGATTCGGGAGGACGGCGACGTCGTCGCCGTTCGCGGGGCGATTCAGGATATCACGGAGCGAAAACAGCGCGAGGTGGAACTGGAGAGGACAAAGAGCCTGCTGGACAACACAGAGCAGATAGCGAACGTCGGCGGGTGGGAACTCGACGCCGAGGGCGGACCGCCGTTCGACGGGATACAGACCGACGGTCTGCACCGACTGCACGGCATCTCGCCGGGCGAGGAGTTCCCCACAGAGCGAGGGATGGAGTTCGTCCACCCCGACGACCGCGAGAAAGTCGAGGAGGCGGTCGAAGGACTGCTCGTGGACGGAAAACCGTTCGACATCGAGCGACGAATCGTGACCATCGACGGCGACGTTCGGTGGGTGCACGGACGCGGTGTCCCGGTGGTAGAAGACGGGGCGATAGTCAGATATCGCGGCGCGATGGCGGACATCACCGAGCGGAAACGGTCCGAGCGAACGTTTTCGTCGCTCTACGACGCGGCGCATCGATTACTGGCCGCCACGGCCGACGAGGACGTCGCACAGATCACAGTCGAGGCGGCGGTGGACCTGCTCGAACTGCCGCAGATAGTCCTCTATCGGTTCGACAGCGACGAGAACAGGTTCGTCCCGCTCGCGCACTCTCTCGACTTCGAGTCGTCCGACGGGGTGCCGCCCGTGATTCACGGGAGCGACCGAAGTCTGGTCGGACGGGCGTTCTTCGGAGACGAGACGCTCGAACTGAACGACGTCCGCGACTCGCCGTATCTCTACGATGCGCAGACGCCGATTCGGAAAGCGCTGGTGATTCCGCTCGGAGAACACGGCGTCTTAGCCGCCGGCGACCCCGTCTGCGGAGAGTTCGACGCCCACACGCGGACGGTGACGGAGCTTCTCGGAACGACAGTTCGGGCCGCGTTCGACCGGCTGACCCGCGAACGAGAGTTACAGGAAAGACAGCGGGAACTCGAACAGAAGACGACTCAACTCGAGCGGCTGAATCAGCTCAACGAACTCATCCGCGGCATCGACAGGCGACTCGTTCAAGCGGAGTCCCGCGACGACCTCGAAGCGGCGGTCTGCGAGAAACTCGTGGCGAGCGACCGGTACGCGTTCGCGTGGATCGGCGAGTACGACACGCGAACGCAGACGGTCGCCCCGCGGTCGTGGGCCGGGACCGACCGGGGGTACCTCGACGAGATACGGGCGCTCTCTACCGACGAGGCGACCGTTTCCGAACCCGCACACCGAACAGCCCGCGCGTGCGAACCCACGCTCGTCTCGAACGTCGCAGAGGGGGTGCAAAAACAGGAGTGGCGGCGCGAAGCGCTTTCGAGGGGCTACCAGTCCGTGTTCAGCGTCCCGCTCCTGCACGAGGCGATTCCGTACGGCGTGCTAACGGTGTACGCCGCCGGGACGGACGCCTTCGACCCGTTGGCGCGAACGGTCTTCGAGGAACTCGGAGAAGCGATCGCCAACACCGTCAACAACGTCGAGACGAAGCAGGGCCTCGTCGCGGACCAGGTCGTCGAACTGGAACTCCGAGCGTACGCGACGAACGAGGCTCTCCATCGACTCGCGAGCGACGCCGACTGTTCGCTCACGGTCGAAACGGTGCTTCCCGAGTCCGACGACCGGTACCGCGTCTTCTTTACGACGCCGGCCGACGCCGCGGATGCGCTGAGAACCGCCGCCGCGTCGTCTCCGTCCGTCGAAGACGTTCGCGTTCTCTCTGCGGACGACGAACGGGCCACGTTCCAAGCGACCGTCTTCGAGACGCCGGTCGCGCTGACGTTAGCCGAACAGGGAGCGGTTCCCCGCCGGATTACGACCGACGGCGAAACGATGGAGATGACGGTCGAAGTTCCGACGACGACCGACATCCGAACGTTCGTCGAGGTGCTTCAGGCGCGCTACCCGGACGTCGAACTGATCGCGCGGCGAGAGTTGGACCGACCGATACAGACGCGAGAGGAGCTGTACCGGTCGCTGACGGCGTGTCTAACCGACCGACAGTTCGAGGTACTCACCGCGGCGTACCACGGCGGGTACTTCGAATCGCCCCGCTCGAACACGGGCGAAGAGATAGCCGAACTGCTCGGAATCACCCAACCCACGTTCAACTACCACCTCCGGAGGGCGTTCAAGCGACTGCTCTCTCTCACGCTGAGTAAGACCGGCGGCGTGAAGTATCTAGATACATAG
- a CDS encoding YdcF family protein, whose product MVVITLGQRLVGETAHPHLRRRVDLGIELFRAEDAPYLVFTGGATNPAVPNAECEAMRDYAVSRGVPREKILLESNARDTRENGFFTRLLVEELDWDGDAVRVVSSCLHLQRARYIFEQCFGDGYEIRTDRCVEPRESIDPEMRFTEAEIRRHRRRDGEFFEGTTAGDVAELRALFDRSDAE is encoded by the coding sequence ATGGTCGTGATTACGCTCGGGCAACGGTTGGTCGGCGAGACGGCGCATCCGCACCTCCGGCGGCGCGTGGACCTCGGAATCGAACTGTTCCGAGCGGAGGACGCACCCTATCTCGTCTTCACCGGCGGGGCGACGAATCCGGCGGTTCCGAACGCGGAGTGCGAAGCGATGCGCGACTACGCGGTGTCGCGCGGCGTCCCCCGAGAGAAGATACTGTTAGAGTCGAACGCCCGCGACACGAGGGAGAACGGCTTTTTCACCCGCCTCCTCGTCGAGGAACTCGACTGGGATGGAGACGCCGTCCGCGTCGTCAGTTCCTGTCTGCACCTGCAACGGGCGAGATACATCTTCGAGCAGTGTTTCGGCGACGGGTACGAGATACGGACGGACCGGTGCGTCGAACCCAGAGAGTCGATAGACCCCGAGATGCGGTTCACCGAGGCGGAGATTCGACGGCACCGACGACGTGACGGGGAGTTCTTCGAGGGGACGACCGCCGGAGACGTGGCGGAACTGCGGGCCCTGTTCGACCGGTCGGACGCCGAGTAG
- a CDS encoding DUF7576 family protein — MAANRVTNFEVCAHCGSEFERGVRYPVVTVRTEDGGPLFYSFCDDDCKAAWLESRTDE; from the coding sequence ATGGCCGCTAACCGAGTCACGAACTTCGAGGTCTGTGCGCACTGCGGAAGCGAGTTCGAGAGGGGGGTCCGATACCCCGTCGTGACGGTGCGAACCGAGGACGGGGGGCCTCTATTTTACTCGTTCTGTGACGACGACTGCAAAGCCGCGTGGCTCGAATCGAGAACCGACGAGTAG
- a CDS encoding SDR family oxidoreductase encodes MPSNKLDGRVAFITGTSRGIGRALAVHLADAGVKVVSTGKTVEPRDDLPGTIAETTEEIRERGGDSIWRQIDVRDEESVEAAIEDTVEEFGGIDFVVNNAGAIHMAPFEETPPERFDLLTGVNARGAYATTYAALPHLKESDHAHVLSFSPPVTDPGRPGMAAYAVSKYGMTVTMQSLAGELDDDGVAANALWPVSAVESEATRHFGMGTEKDWRRPEIVCDAVEAVLRRDPSDCTGNAFYDEEILRAEGVEDFSRYNVVEDADPGPMSARLFDPDFERPA; translated from the coding sequence ATGCCATCGAATAAACTCGACGGGCGTGTAGCGTTTATCACCGGGACCAGTCGAGGCATCGGGCGGGCACTCGCGGTCCACCTCGCCGACGCGGGGGTCAAAGTGGTCTCGACGGGGAAGACGGTCGAACCGAGAGACGACCTGCCGGGGACCATCGCCGAGACGACAGAGGAGATACGGGAGAGAGGCGGCGACTCCATCTGGCGGCAGATCGACGTGCGCGACGAGGAGTCGGTCGAGGCCGCCATCGAGGACACCGTCGAGGAGTTCGGCGGTATCGACTTCGTCGTCAACAACGCCGGAGCGATTCACATGGCCCCGTTCGAGGAGACGCCGCCGGAACGATTCGACCTTCTCACCGGCGTGAACGCCCGGGGCGCGTACGCGACGACGTACGCCGCCCTCCCGCACCTCAAAGAGAGCGACCACGCGCACGTCCTCTCGTTCTCGCCGCCGGTCACCGACCCCGGCCGTCCGGGGATGGCGGCCTACGCCGTCTCGAAGTACGGGATGACCGTGACGATGCAGTCTCTGGCGGGTGAACTCGACGACGACGGCGTCGCCGCGAACGCCCTGTGGCCCGTCTCGGCCGTCGAGAGCGAAGCGACGCGGCACTTCGGTATGGGTACGGAGAAAGACTGGCGACGACCCGAAATCGTCTGCGACGCCGTCGAGGCGGTTCTGCGCCGCGACCCGTCGGACTGCACGGGCAACGCCTTCTACGACGAAGAGATTCTCAGAGCGGAGGGCGTCGAGGATTTCTCACGGTACAACGTCGTCGAGGACGCCGACCCCGGACCGATGTCCGCCCGCCTGTTCGACCCGGATTTCGAGCGACCGGCGTAA
- a CDS encoding calcium/sodium antiporter → MVSLPLQGAIFFGTVLGLWVGARLLVDSAVRLARSVGLSELTIGLTIVALGTSMPELVVTTDAALNGLGDIAVGNIVGSNIYNLAFVLGVVSAVRFVPVERSLVRRDGVALLLATLLGVATLLDLTVTRVEGAVLVGSLVVYTAVLFRTSEDAASEPSEERATADASDAPAFRKQDGAMLAAGLAVVLVSGHFLVESASAIARVVGLSEWVIGETIVAAGTSTPEFAVSIVAIRRGSVGVSVGNVVGSDIFNLLGAMGLGALIRPLTVSATAVESTAWLVAVVVVVVAAMWSGRKVSRLEGVLLAVSEVVRWGLSLFDVFG, encoded by the coding sequence ATGGTGAGCCTTCCACTACAGGGCGCGATTTTCTTCGGGACGGTGCTCGGTCTCTGGGTCGGTGCGCGGTTACTCGTCGATTCGGCCGTTCGACTCGCCCGGTCCGTCGGGCTCTCGGAACTCACCATCGGACTGACAATCGTCGCGTTGGGTACGTCCATGCCGGAACTGGTCGTGACCACGGACGCGGCGCTCAACGGCTTGGGCGACATCGCGGTCGGAAACATCGTCGGGTCGAACATCTACAACTTGGCGTTCGTCCTCGGCGTCGTCTCCGCGGTTCGGTTCGTCCCGGTCGAACGGTCTCTCGTCCGCCGTGACGGCGTCGCCCTCCTCCTCGCGACTCTGCTGGGTGTCGCGACGTTGCTCGACCTGACCGTGACTCGCGTCGAAGGTGCCGTACTCGTCGGCTCTCTCGTCGTCTACACCGCCGTCCTGTTTCGCACGAGCGAGGACGCGGCGTCCGAACCGTCCGAAGAACGGGCGACGGCGGACGCGAGCGACGCGCCCGCGTTCCGAAAGCAGGACGGAGCGATGCTCGCGGCCGGTCTGGCCGTCGTGCTCGTGAGCGGGCATTTCTTGGTCGAGTCGGCGTCGGCGATAGCGCGAGTCGTTGGACTCTCCGAGTGGGTCATCGGCGAGACGATAGTCGCGGCGGGCACCTCGACGCCGGAGTTCGCCGTCTCCATCGTCGCGATACGGCGCGGAAGCGTCGGCGTCTCCGTCGGCAACGTCGTCGGGAGCGACATCTTCAACCTGCTCGGCGCGATGGGGCTCGGCGCGTTGATTCGCCCGTTGACCGTCTCCGCCACCGCAGTAGAGAGCACGGCGTGGTTGGTCGCCGTCGTCGTCGTCGTCGTCGCCGCGATGTGGTCCGGACGGAAGGTATCGCGACTCGAAGGCGTCCTCCTCGCCGTTTCGGAAGTCGTCAGGTGGGGGCTGAGCCTCTTCGACGTGTTCGGGTGA
- the surE gene encoding 5'/3'-nucleotidase SurE — MSESLSILLTNDDGIDSVGFRALYDAFEEFADVTAVAPAEDQSAVGRKMSQDVDVTRHELGFAIHGTPADCTVVGLEALCPDVDLVVAGCNKGANLGAYVLGRSGTVSAAVEAAFFDVPAIAVSLYVPGGDDVPWEEKATDTEDFRNATNAATYLAKHGLGAGVFEQAEYLNVNAPMLADDGSLAPLEVTTPSTLYDMTASRDTENGRFTLHDGVWDRMRSGDLPDPEGTDRRAVVEGRVSVSPLTAPHSTEHHESLDALAQTYLDSV; from the coding sequence ATGAGCGAGTCGCTCTCTATCCTTCTCACCAACGACGACGGCATCGACAGCGTGGGCTTTCGCGCACTGTACGACGCCTTCGAGGAGTTCGCGGACGTGACGGCCGTCGCACCCGCAGAAGACCAAAGCGCCGTGGGTCGAAAGATGTCGCAGGACGTGGACGTGACGAGACACGAACTCGGGTTCGCCATCCACGGCACGCCCGCGGACTGTACGGTCGTCGGGTTAGAAGCGCTCTGTCCCGACGTGGACCTGGTCGTGGCCGGATGCAACAAGGGGGCGAACCTCGGCGCGTACGTCCTCGGCCGGTCGGGGACGGTAAGCGCCGCAGTCGAGGCGGCGTTCTTCGACGTTCCGGCCATCGCCGTCTCGTTGTACGTCCCCGGCGGCGACGACGTGCCGTGGGAGGAGAAAGCGACCGACACCGAGGACTTCCGGAACGCGACGAACGCGGCGACGTACCTCGCGAAGCACGGACTCGGCGCGGGCGTCTTCGAGCAGGCGGAGTATCTCAACGTCAACGCGCCGATGCTCGCCGACGACGGGTCTCTCGCGCCCTTGGAGGTGACGACACCCTCGACGCTGTACGACATGACTGCCAGCCGAGACACAGAAAACGGCCGATTCACCCTCCACGACGGCGTCTGGGACCGGATGCGTAGCGGCGACCTCCCGGACCCGGAGGGGACGGACCGCCGCGCCGTCGTCGAGGGGCGCGTCTCGGTGTCGCCGCTGACAGCGCCGCACAGTACGGAACACCACGAATCGCTCGACGCACTCGCACAGACGTACCTCGACTCAGTCTGA
- a CDS encoding response regulator: protein MDDDEALGEMVTLFLERDDSGLDCRVTHEASPAAALDRIRSPETAFDCVVSDYSMPEMNGIEFLERVRETHPELPLLLFSGEETTDLAAEIIRAGLTDYLKKGFGTGQYTLLVRRVEHAVDSDGEFDSDVETELDGVGVVGRNERFERVDPAYASFYDYEPEEIEGKHWSELHPDAEVDHIRTHVLPVVEEGGKWTGRSEGLRADGSRFTESKLVTSLDDGRLLIAVSELDETPRATGD, encoded by the coding sequence GTGGACGACGACGAGGCTCTCGGGGAGATGGTGACGCTGTTCCTCGAACGCGACGATAGCGGACTGGACTGTCGAGTGACCCACGAGGCGTCTCCCGCCGCCGCCCTCGACCGAATCCGGTCGCCGGAGACAGCGTTCGACTGCGTCGTCAGCGACTACAGCATGCCGGAGATGAACGGCATCGAGTTTCTCGAACGCGTCCGCGAGACGCACCCGGAACTTCCGCTCTTGTTGTTCTCCGGCGAGGAGACGACGGACCTGGCGGCGGAGATAATCCGCGCCGGTCTCACCGACTACCTCAAAAAGGGGTTCGGCACCGGCCAATACACTCTCCTCGTCCGGCGAGTCGAACACGCGGTCGACTCCGACGGCGAGTTCGACTCCGACGTCGAGACGGAACTCGACGGAGTCGGCGTCGTCGGACGCAACGAACGGTTCGAGAGGGTGGACCCGGCGTACGCCTCGTTCTACGACTACGAACCCGAGGAGATAGAGGGGAAACACTGGTCGGAACTGCATCCCGACGCGGAGGTAGACCACATCCGAACGCACGTCCTCCCGGTCGTCGAAGAGGGCGGAAAGTGGACCGGCCGGAGCGAGGGCCTCCGCGCGGACGGGAGTAGATTCACCGAGTCGAAACTCGTGACCTCCCTCGACGATGGCCGCCTCCTCATCGCCGTCTCGGAACTCGACGAGACGCCGCGCGCGACGGGGGACTGA
- a CDS encoding prephenate dehydrogenase/arogenate dehydrogenase family protein: MEVLVVGAGAMGRWVGETVAAAFDVAYADRDPEAAETAAADSEARAVALDTGESFDAVCLAVPISAVGEAVETHASKAERAVVDVTGVMDGPIASMRAAAPDRERVSLHPLFAPENAPGNVAVVADAPGPVSDAILGAVADADNHVFETTAGEHDAAMETVQSGAHAAILAYALAAEDVREEFATPISAGLDELVSAVTAGTPRVYREIQQSFPGADRVADAARRVAEAEGEAFDDLYEEAKAGDGAFGTGSENR, from the coding sequence ATGGAGGTACTCGTCGTCGGCGCGGGGGCGATGGGCCGGTGGGTCGGAGAGACGGTAGCCGCCGCGTTCGACGTGGCGTACGCCGACCGGGACCCGGAAGCGGCCGAAACCGCGGCCGCCGACTCGGAAGCGCGGGCGGTCGCTCTCGATACCGGAGAGTCGTTCGACGCCGTCTGTCTGGCCGTCCCCATCTCGGCCGTCGGAGAGGCCGTCGAGACTCACGCGTCGAAAGCCGAACGCGCCGTCGTCGACGTCACCGGCGTGATGGACGGCCCCATCGCGTCGATGCGGGCGGCGGCGCCCGACCGAGAGCGAGTCAGTCTCCACCCGTTGTTCGCGCCCGAGAACGCCCCGGGAAACGTCGCCGTCGTCGCCGACGCCCCCGGGCCCGTCTCGGACGCGATTCTCGGCGCGGTGGCCGACGCTGACAATCACGTGTTCGAGACGACCGCCGGAGAACACGACGCGGCCATGGAGACGGTTCAGTCGGGCGCGCACGCGGCCATCCTCGCGTACGCACTCGCCGCGGAGGACGTGCGCGAGGAGTTCGCCACCCCGATATCCGCCGGACTGGACGAACTCGTCTCGGCGGTGACGGCGGGGACACCCCGCGTCTACCGCGAGATTCAGCAGTCGTTCCCCGGCGCGGACCGAGTGGCCGACGCCGCCCGACGAGTCGCGGAGGCCGAAGGCGAGGCGTTCGACGACCTGTACGAGGAAGCGAAAGCAGGTGACGGCGCGTTCGGGACGGGAAGTGAGAACCGATGA
- a CDS encoding small ribosomal subunit Rsm22 family protein: protein MTDREAVRSNAKYLRNVRPIDPAEICEYIEGTPHPAVVKQILREEAYDLRLVERDDGTFAPADDDPAPRASWTPTAFPDSYAFAFEDVLVERHGVNWHRGDSGDALRESIRRLKEDYFRQNAVEYDETAALGYGLYHLPDYYAAVGYVLDDLAETGRLPRVCRVLDVGAGTGGPALGLHDYLPDDALVDYHAVEPSASADVLERMLEETGPNFRTTVHRETAEAFDARGVVGDGDDSDRFDIVLFANVLSELDDPESVVRRYLDVVAEDGSVVALAPADLNTSVGLREVERAVASPESEVTVYSPTLRLWPGAAPTDRGWSFDRRDDVDAPSFQTRLDEAGEGDGTFVNETVQFSYSILRTDGVRRRDVTASANRFAKMAEMDRHVTERIDLLAVKLSRNLADDERANPLFKVSDGSESTDHYAVLTHRDGLNEELARADYGDVLAFENVLSLWNDDEEAYNLVVDGEAVVERVA, encoded by the coding sequence ATGACGGACCGCGAGGCGGTTCGGTCGAACGCGAAGTATCTGCGGAACGTCCGACCGATAGACCCCGCAGAGATATGCGAGTACATAGAGGGCACCCCGCACCCGGCGGTGGTCAAACAGATTCTCCGCGAGGAGGCGTACGACCTCCGGTTGGTCGAACGCGACGACGGAACGTTCGCCCCGGCGGACGACGACCCCGCGCCGCGCGCGTCGTGGACCCCGACTGCGTTCCCCGACTCGTACGCCTTCGCGTTCGAGGACGTTCTCGTCGAACGCCACGGCGTGAACTGGCACCGCGGCGACTCCGGCGACGCCCTCCGGGAGTCGATACGTCGCCTCAAAGAGGACTACTTCCGGCAGAACGCGGTCGAGTACGACGAGACGGCGGCGCTCGGATACGGTCTCTACCACCTCCCGGACTACTACGCCGCCGTGGGCTACGTCCTCGACGACTTGGCGGAGACGGGACGCCTCCCGCGGGTCTGTCGCGTCCTCGACGTCGGCGCGGGCACCGGCGGCCCCGCGTTGGGTCTGCACGACTACCTGCCGGACGACGCACTCGTGGACTACCACGCCGTCGAACCGTCGGCGTCCGCCGACGTCCTCGAACGGATGCTCGAAGAGACGGGGCCGAACTTCCGAACGACCGTCCACCGCGAGACGGCGGAGGCGTTCGACGCCCGCGGCGTGGTCGGCGACGGCGACGACTCCGACCGGTTCGATATCGTCCTCTTTGCGAACGTCCTGAGCGAACTCGACGACCCCGAATCGGTCGTCCGACGGTACCTCGACGTGGTCGCCGAGGACGGGTCCGTCGTCGCTCTCGCCCCCGCGGACCTGAACACGAGCGTCGGCCTCCGAGAGGTCGAACGCGCCGTCGCCTCGCCGGAGAGCGAGGTGACAGTCTACTCGCCGACGCTCAGACTCTGGCCGGGCGCGGCACCGACCGACCGCGGGTGGTCGTTCGACCGGCGCGACGACGTAGACGCGCCGTCGTTCCAGACCCGACTGGACGAGGCGGGGGAAGGCGACGGGACGTTCGTCAACGAGACGGTGCAGTTTTCCTACTCGATTCTCCGGACCGACGGCGTCCGCCGTCGCGACGTGACGGCGTCCGCGAACCGGTTCGCGAAGATGGCCGAGATGGACCGCCACGTCACGGAGCGAATCGACCTGTTGGCGGTGAAACTGAGTCGGAACCTCGCGGACGACGAGAGGGCAAACCCCCTGTTTAAGGTGAGCGACGGCAGCGAATCCACCGACCACTACGCGGTGTTGACCCACCGCGACGGACTCAACGAGGAACTCGCCCGCGCCGACTACGGCGACGTGCTCGCCTTCGAGAACGTGCTCTCTCTGTGGAACGACGACGAGGAGGCGTACAACCTCGTCGTCGACGGCGAAGCGGTGGTCGAGAGAGTCGCCTGA